The Plectropomus leopardus isolate mb unplaced genomic scaffold, YSFRI_Pleo_2.0 unplaced_scaffold13781, whole genome shotgun sequence genome segment tggaggaaaaaatgccaaaaaagggaatttaaaaaaaacaaaaaaataattaccaaagttttttaaagaaaaaaataaatcaaaaatgtattttataaagTCACAGAAAAAGCTTAAGGAGTCCCGTGTGTCCTCTCACCACAGGTCCTCTGGGAGCGTCTCTGCTCTCCGTCTGTTTGTGGAAGTTATAGTTGGCTCCGGACGCTTTGGCCACTTTCTCCAGGATGATCTGCGGTTCCACGTCTTCGTCTCCGCGGGCGTTTATGGTCACATGGGCGCCCTGCGGTCAAAGACACGTTGTCCTCCTGAGACTTCAGCTTCAGTTTGGTgagcatttttatttcttatagATATTTAAGATCAGACGGACctgatagagagaaaaaaactaaactttgtttttcaacagtttgtagttttggacaaaataaatgatgttCTCATATGGGGAcattgggtttatttttaattaacatttgaggacatcaggACTTTATTAACcctcaaaaaaga includes the following:
- the LOC121964042 gene encoding drebrin-like protein B, whose product is MVEELNSGKVMYAFCRVQDPNSGLPKYVLINWTGEGVKDSRKGICANHLSSMANFLKGAHVTINARGDEDVEPQIILEKVAKASGANYNFHKQTESRDAPRGPVVRGHTGLLKLFL